TCTCCGGCACGCGCCGGACGGCCCTGTCGATGGGCCGTTGAGAAAAGTGTAGGGACGCCCCCCTGATGTATCCAGTGAATTATTTCTATTTTTATTATTCTGATTTGGCATAATCAGAAAAAGCGCGCGCACTGCACCGCCGCGGTGCGCGCGCCGGTCGCCTGGAGAACCGCGGTGGAACTGCGTGCATTGAAATATTTCGCCGAAGTGGTGCGTCAGGGCAGCTTCACCGCCGCCGCCGATGCACTATTCGTGACCCAGCCCACCGTCAGCAAAATGGTGCGGGTGCTGGAGGAAGAACTGGGCGCGCCGTTGTTGGCGCGCGACGACGACCGGCGCAAGCGCAGCGTCACCCCCACCGACGCCGGCCGCCTGGTCTATGCGCGCGCGCAGGAAATGCTGGCCGCGGAGACCCTGCTGCGCGACGACCTGGAGGCGCTGGGCGACCTGACGCGCGGCAGCCTGACCATCGGCCTGCCGCCGCTGGGCGCCTCGCTGGTGGCGCCGGCCATCGCCGCCTTCCACAAGCAGTGGCCGGGCGTCGAACTGAAGCTGCTGGAATCGGGCGCGCGCGCCGTGGAGCGGGCGCTGCGCGAAGGGGAGCTGGACGTCGGCATCTGCATGGCGCCCATCTCCGACGACATGGAAGGCATCCCCATCTGCGACTATCCGCTGCACCTGCTGGCGCCGCGCGAGGCGCGCTGGCAGGGGCGCCGGGAGGTGCGCCTGGCCGAGCTGGCGGAGGAGGCCTTTCTGCTTTACGGGGAAACCTTCCAGCTCAACGAGATCATCGACCAGGCCTGCCGCGGGGCGGGCTTCACCCCGCGCCTGGCTTGCCGCAGCAGCCAGTGGGACCTGATCGTGACCCTGGTGGAATGCGGCATGGGCATCGCATTGCTGCCGGCCCACTATGGCGAGCGCCTGGACCGGCGCCGCTTCGTGTCGATTCCCATCGCCCAGCCGGAAATCCGCTGGCAACTGGTGGCCAGTTGGCGCCGCAACGCCCAGCTCTCGCGCGCGGCCCGCGCCTGGGTCGAGGCGACGCGGGCTTTCTTCGGCGCCGATCCGGCGCGGGTCCGCGCGCCCGGTGCGCCCGGCATGTCCGCCGTCAGCGGCCGCCCGACACGTCCAGGAAAGCCCCGGTCGAGTACGTCGCTTCCTCGGAAAAAAACCACATGATGGCGCCGGCCACTTCCTCGGCCGTGCCGCCGCGCCGCAAGGGCACCATGTGCTTGACGCGGTCCACGCGGCCGGGCTCGCCGCCGCTGGCGTGGATGTCGGTGTCGATGATGCCGGGACGCACCGCGTTCACGCGGATGCCCTCGTCGGCGACTTCCTTGGACAAGCCTATGGTCAGCGTATCCAGGGCGCCCTTGGACGCGGCGTAGTCGATGTATTCGTTGGGCGAGCCCAGCCGCGACGCCGCCGAGGACACGTTGACGATCACGCCGCCCGCGCCGCCCAGGCTGATCGACATGCGGCGCACGGCCTCGCGGCAACAGATGAAGGGGCCGACCACGTTGACGTCCAGGATGCGGCGCAGGCGTGCGGCGGTCATGTCGCGCACCTTGGCCTGCTGTTCGAGGATGCCGGCGTTGTTCACCAGGCCGTCGAGGCGGCCGTAGCGCTGCTGCACGGCGTCGAACAGGCCGACGATTTCGGCCTCCTGGCCCACGTCGGCGCAGAACGCCTCGGCCTGTCCGCCGGCGGCGCGTATGCGCGCGACCACGCCCAGCGCGGCCTGTTCGTTGCTCTTGTAGTTGACGCAGACGGCGTAGCCGCGGCGCGCCGCGAGCAGGGCCGTGGCGGCGCCGATGCCGCGGCTGGCGCCCGTGATCAGCAGGACTTTTTTCATCGCCGGGCCGCTCCCAAGATGAAAAGCGCCCCCTCGGGGGGCAGCAAGCGGCGCAGCCGCGCGGCGTGGGGGCCTTTGTTCATCGCCGGGCCGCTCCCAAGATGAAAAGCGCCCCCTCGGGGGGCAGCAAGCGGCGCAGCCGCGCGGCGTGGGGGCCTTTTTTCATGGTGGAGCCTTGTCTGTCGGAGAGCTGTCCAGAGTGTATGCCAGGACGGCGGCGCCGCCTTTGTCGCCGCGCGGGCGGGCCCGCCGTGTCTATGGCCCGCTCGCCGGCCAACCCTGCTGCCCGATCAACGGCACGAAACTGACCGCGCCCAGGTCCTCTTCGTCGAACGCATCGGCATCGACGCGGGTGATGCGCAGCAGGCGCTGGCCGTGGCGCCGTCCGCCGGCCGGCAGCACCAGCCGGCCGCCCACGGCGAGCTGTTCGCGCCAGGCCGCCGGCACGTCCGGCGCGCTGGCCGACGCCACGATCACGTCGTAAGGCGCGCCCGGCGGCCAGCCCAGGCTGCCGTCGGCGTGGTGGACGGCGACCTTCAGGTAGCCTTGCGCGCGCAGGTTGGCGGCCGCCACGCGGGCCAGTTCGTCCAGGCGTTCGACGGTGTCCAGGCCGCCGGCCAGTTCGGCGAGGACGGCGGCGGCATAGCCGCAGCCGGTGCCGATTTCCAGGACCCGGTCGCCGGGCCCGGGGTCGGCCGCCTGCGCCATCAGCGCCACCACATAAGGCTGGGAGATGGTCTGGCCGCCGGCAATGGGCAGCGGGCCGTCCTTGTAGGCGTCGTCGCGCAGGGATGCCGGCAGGAATGCCTCGCGCGCCACCTTGCCCATGGCCGCGAGCACGCGCGGATGCCGGATGCCGCGCGGGATCAGTTGATGCTCCACCATGTGCAAGCGCGCTTCGCTAGGTTGGGTCATGGCATGGCTCCTGTCTCTCTCAAAGCTGAGGCTCGGCCGCGACCGGGCCGGCACGGGATGTGCCTGGCCCCGACCCTGCACCAGTTCCGTGCAATCCTTGACCGGTCGTTGCCATGGCAGGGCAGCCTCCCTGGGAAGCAGCGCCCGGCGGAGTTTTCTGGTTACTTTTCCGACAGCGAAGTTCACCTATTTCGTTCTTTCTATGAGTAAGCTCGGGTTTACCCGATGAAACAAATGCAGGATGGCGCGGCTGGCGGGGCCTAGGGCGGACGCATGGGGCCGACGGCGCGCCGAAAGGCCGGCAAACGCGCGCAATCGCGCCGGTCCGGCAGCCATCCGGAATCGACACATCCGGAATCGACAATCAACGATAGCGCCGTATCGGCCGGCCGGGACAGTCCCGGCGGCAGGGCTGGCGAAGGAACCGGCGGCGCGCCTGGGAACAGGCCGCCGCGCGGCGGGGACGGCGAGACAGCCCCGGCCATATGGAGGTTCCGCGGTCCGCCGGCGTGCGGATCGGCGCTATCGAAGGCAGAAGCAGACCATGGCGGCGAATCCTTCCCCTTCATTACCCCCTCATTCCGGCGCCCGCGCGCCCGGCGCGGCCAAGGCCGCCCGGCCGCGCATGTGGGAGCTGGACGCGGTGCGCGGGCTGATGCTGGTGCTGATGCTCTCGACGCACCTGCCCACCAAGTTCGCCATCCCCGCTTCCCAGCCCTTCGGCTTCGTCTCGGCGGCCGAAGGCTTCGTCATGCTGTCGGCCTACATGGCCGGGCTGGTCTACACCCGGCGCTACATGCGCGACGGGCTCGCCGCCATGCACAAGGCCTTCCTGCGGCGGGCGCTGGTGGTGTATTCGTGCCAGGCGGCCTGCCTGCTCTTCCTTTTCACCCTCATCGCGGTGCTGGGCCTGACCATTCCGCAGCCCGACGTGCAGCACCTGATGTGGTACTACCTGCAGCAGCCGACCACCGCCTTCCTGTCCGCGCTGGCGCTCATCTACAACCCGCCGCTGCTGGATATCCTGCCCATCTACGTGATGTTCATGCTGCTCAGTCCGTGGGTGCTGTCCATCGGGCTGCGGCACGGCTGGCGCACCATCCTGACCATCAGCGGGCTGCTGTGGTTCGCCACGCAGTTCGGCCTGTCCAAATACCTCTACGGCTGGCTGGTCGACCTGACGGGGCTGCCGGTGCCGTTCAGCGAAACCGGCGCCTTCGAAACCTTCGGCTGGCAATTGCTGTGGATCTTCGGCCTGTGGCTGGGGGCCACGCATGCGCGCGTGCCGGCCGGGGAGCGGCGTCCTTTCTCGCGCATGGAGGTGGCCGGCGCGGCGCTGGTCGCCGGGACCTTCTTCATCTGGCGCCACCTGACGGGCCAGGCGCCCTTCGCCGACGGCGAGCCCATCAATTTCCTGTGGGACAAGTGGCACCTGGGGCCCATGCGCCTGCTGAATTTCTTCGCGCTGGTCGTCCTGGCCATGCACTACGACGACTGGATAAAGCGCCGCCTGCCGCGCGTGCCTTTCCTGGAAACCATGGGCCAGTCCTCGCTGTCGGTGTTTTGCGC
This genomic interval from Bordetella genomosp. 10 contains the following:
- the opgC gene encoding OpgC domain-containing protein — translated: MAANPSPSLPPHSGARAPGAAKAARPRMWELDAVRGLMLVLMLSTHLPTKFAIPASQPFGFVSAAEGFVMLSAYMAGLVYTRRYMRDGLAAMHKAFLRRALVVYSCQAACLLFLFTLIAVLGLTIPQPDVQHLMWYYLQQPTTAFLSALALIYNPPLLDILPIYVMFMLLSPWVLSIGLRHGWRTILTISGLLWFATQFGLSKYLYGWLVDLTGLPVPFSETGAFETFGWQLLWIFGLWLGATHARVPAGERRPFSRMEVAGAALVAGTFFIWRHLTGQAPFADGEPINFLWDKWHLGPMRLLNFFALVVLAMHYDDWIKRRLPRVPFLETMGQSSLSVFCAHLVVVLLALCVVGVATPARSSWLDAALYIGSVILLYGVAVIMRSGKAAATARQQARPAPALAGAGAGKGCVNRGGR
- a CDS encoding SDR family oxidoreductase, with the translated sequence MKKVLLITGASRGIGAATALLAARRGYAVCVNYKSNEQAALGVVARIRAAGGQAEAFCADVGQEAEIVGLFDAVQQRYGRLDGLVNNAGILEQQAKVRDMTAARLRRILDVNVVGPFICCREAVRRMSISLGGAGGVIVNVSSAASRLGSPNEYIDYAASKGALDTLTIGLSKEVADEGIRVNAVRPGIIDTDIHASGGEPGRVDRVKHMVPLRRGGTAEEVAGAIMWFFSEEATYSTGAFLDVSGGR
- a CDS encoding LysR family transcriptional regulator is translated as MELRALKYFAEVVRQGSFTAAADALFVTQPTVSKMVRVLEEELGAPLLARDDDRRKRSVTPTDAGRLVYARAQEMLAAETLLRDDLEALGDLTRGSLTIGLPPLGASLVAPAIAAFHKQWPGVELKLLESGARAVERALREGELDVGICMAPISDDMEGIPICDYPLHLLAPREARWQGRREVRLAELAEEAFLLYGETFQLNEIIDQACRGAGFTPRLACRSSQWDLIVTLVECGMGIALLPAHYGERLDRRRFVSIPIAQPEIRWQLVASWRRNAQLSRAARAWVEATRAFFGADPARVRAPGAPGMSAVSGRPTRPGKPRSSTSLPRKKTT
- a CDS encoding protein-L-isoaspartate(D-aspartate) O-methyltransferase, which codes for MTQPSEARLHMVEHQLIPRGIRHPRVLAAMGKVAREAFLPASLRDDAYKDGPLPIAGGQTISQPYVVALMAQAADPGPGDRVLEIGTGCGYAAAVLAELAGGLDTVERLDELARVAAANLRAQGYLKVAVHHADGSLGWPPGAPYDVIVASASAPDVPAAWREQLAVGGRLVLPAGGRRHGQRLLRITRVDADAFDEEDLGAVSFVPLIGQQGWPASGP